One Spinacia oleracea cultivar Varoflay chromosome 4, BTI_SOV_V1, whole genome shotgun sequence DNA segment encodes these proteins:
- the LOC110801034 gene encoding uncharacterized protein: MTEVVPITRIDRKSSIEFEPRTLNFRQIQSARDAALYVVRSRSIEEANQIFTEGMAPIESESPRSGNVSCTMVAGGSCLDDDENTYPTYSNQYFTLDTLRDVATAPF, translated from the exons ATGACAGAAGTTGTACCAATTACAAGGATTGATAGAAAATCATCGATTGAATTTGAGCCTCGTACTcttaatttcagacaaattcAATCCGCAAGG GATGCAGCTTTGTACGTGGTAAGATCAAGGAGTATAGAAGAAGCCAATCAAATATTTACCGAG GGTATGGCGCCTATAGAATCGGAATCTCCGAGAAGCGGAAATGTGTCATGTACAATGGTTGCGGGTGGATCATGTTTAGACGACGACGAAAACACGTATCCAACATACAGTAATCAGTATTTTACATTGGACACATTAAGGGATGTAGCCACTGCGCCATTTTAA